Genomic window (Sulfurimonas sp.):
TTTCTGTCTCTTTTTATGTAGCGAAAAGTTACCAAATTTATATATTTACATATAAATTACTTTGAATCCTATATATAGTATATTAGGTTAAAGTTGAAGTTATATAATCGTATCGATTTTTTGTTTTTAAGGGTATATTTAAAACAATCAATAAATTATGGAGGAAAAAATGAACCAAGAGTTGGCAGAAAAAATTCAAGCTAATCCTAAGTATAAAGAATTAGTTTCAAAAAGAAGTAGTTTTGCATTAAAACTAGCTATATTTGTTTTAACAATGTTTTATAGTTATATATTAGTTATTGCATTTGATAAAGAGTTATTAGCTGTAAAGATAGGTGAAACAGGTGTTATGACATGGGCATTTCCTGTAGCGGCTGGTATTATTATTATAAGTTTTATTACAACACT
Coding sequences:
- a CDS encoding DUF485 domain-containing protein, producing the protein MNQELAEKIQANPKYKELVSKRSSFALKLAIFVLTMFYSYILVIAFDKELLAVKIGETGVMTWAFPVAAGIIIISFITTLIYVRRANGEFEDLTNSLHEDIKDSL